In the Syntrophorhabdales bacterium genome, one interval contains:
- a CDS encoding phosphotransacetylase family protein, which produces MAITVYVTSTERFSGKTAFCVGLLRWLKQAGHTVGYMKPISTSALGTGDQVIDEDARFIKAVLGLSEPLEIMSPILFTDKDEEVLLRTTDPSDFEERVRAAHAVVADGKDVVIMEGGSSLREGWIINLAPPRLAELLDAHVLVVVPYAVGLHAVDDLLAARSWLAGRLLGGAINSVPRHRMDFVKGAIEPFLNRHSLPVFAVVPKEKSLFSVTVSELAHELNGEILCCTKSIDELVENMVVGAMGVESALSHFRRVTKKAVVTGGDRPDIQMAALETSTSCLILTGGMPPNPLIIGRAEDRKVPIILTRHDTFQTVGIASSFLGKTRFHQEKKVPYFEKLLAGHMNFDAFLTALGIKTH; this is translated from the coding sequence ATGGCAATAACAGTCTATGTAACATCAACGGAACGATTTTCAGGAAAGACGGCCTTTTGCGTGGGCCTGCTCCGCTGGCTGAAACAGGCAGGACATACCGTTGGTTACATGAAACCTATAAGCACCTCGGCCCTTGGTACCGGCGATCAGGTAATCGACGAAGATGCGCGATTTATCAAGGCTGTTCTGGGGCTCTCTGAACCGCTGGAAATAATGTCGCCCATTCTCTTTACCGACAAGGATGAAGAGGTCTTGCTCCGAACAACCGATCCGAGTGATTTCGAAGAACGGGTGCGCGCGGCACACGCTGTGGTCGCGGATGGAAAAGATGTGGTTATCATGGAAGGAGGAAGCAGCCTGCGTGAGGGCTGGATCATCAACCTTGCTCCTCCACGCCTCGCAGAACTTCTGGATGCCCATGTCCTGGTAGTGGTGCCCTATGCTGTCGGCCTGCACGCTGTGGATGACCTGCTGGCTGCCCGCTCCTGGCTCGCAGGAAGGCTGCTGGGGGGTGCCATAAATAGTGTTCCCAGGCACCGCATGGATTTCGTCAAAGGCGCCATAGAGCCATTTCTTAACCGCCATTCGCTTCCTGTGTTCGCCGTCGTACCTAAGGAAAAGTCCTTGTTCTCTGTGACCGTCAGCGAGTTGGCCCATGAACTGAACGGTGAAATCCTGTGCTGTACCAAGAGTATAGACGAGCTCGTGGAGAACATGGTCGTGGGTGCCATGGGCGTGGAAAGCGCGCTCTCTCACTTCCGCCGCGTGACAAAGAAAGCTGTCGTTACCGGCGGTGATCGTCCGGACATTCAGATGGCCGCCCTTGAAACATCGACGAGCTGTCTTATCCTGACGGGGGGCATGCCCCCCAATCCCCTGATTATCGGTCGTGCGGAGGACCGGAAGGTGCCGATCATCCTGACCCGGCACGACACTTTTCAGACCGTTGGCATCGCAAGTTCTTTCCTTGGCAAAACACGGTTCCATCAGGAAAAAAAGGTTCCCTATTTCGAGAAGCTGCTCGCCGGGCATATGAACTTCGACGCATTCCTCACAGCCCTGGGTATAAAGACCCACTGA
- a CDS encoding exodeoxyribonuclease III, with protein MKIATWNVNGIRARYAQLCEWIARDRPDVLCLQEIKALPGQVPATGSELDEYWCYWHGGKGYSGVALHVRKEICRTEPVYSHPAFDVENRIVTLRLSGITVASIYVPNGGKDFAAKMSFLESLEKWAADFCGKGLGLILCGDLNVTRADIDVHPKERKLKAIGQLPEERAQLERIISQGLVDVGRALDPLNDQLFTWWAPWRNLRQRNIGWRLDYVLASQSLFDSVVSCKVLTEVGTSDHAPVMATFRD; from the coding sequence ATGAAGATCGCCACATGGAATGTTAATGGTATCCGGGCTCGTTATGCGCAGCTTTGCGAATGGATTGCTCGCGATCGGCCGGACGTTCTTTGCCTTCAGGAGATCAAGGCCCTGCCGGGGCAGGTTCCTGCGACAGGGAGCGAACTGGATGAATACTGGTGCTACTGGCACGGAGGGAAGGGTTACTCAGGCGTTGCTCTTCACGTCAGGAAAGAGATCTGCCGCACGGAGCCGGTTTATTCGCACCCTGCCTTCGATGTTGAGAACCGGATTGTAACGCTCCGGTTGAGTGGTATAACGGTTGCGTCCATATACGTGCCCAACGGCGGTAAGGACTTCGCTGCCAAGATGAGCTTTCTCGAATCGCTGGAAAAGTGGGCGGCGGATTTTTGTGGGAAGGGTCTCGGGCTTATTTTGTGCGGCGACTTGAATGTGACGCGGGCAGACATCGACGTCCACCCTAAGGAGAGGAAGCTGAAGGCTATAGGGCAGCTCCCGGAGGAGAGGGCGCAGTTGGAGCGAATCATCTCGCAAGGCCTTGTGGACGTTGGTCGGGCGCTCGATCCTTTGAACGATCAGCTTTTCACGTGGTGGGCGCCGTGGCGCAATTTAAGACAGCGCAACATAGGCTGGCGGCTGGATTACGTGCTTGCCAGCCAATCCCTTTTCGACAGCGTGGTTTCGTGTAAGGTTTTGACGGAGGTGGGGACGAGTGATCATGCGCCGGTGATGGCCACCTTCCGCGACTGA
- a CDS encoding retropepsin-like aspartic protease has translation MQSCRNFTCYMFVVLSILGQVGFGLAAAKDTSGSENWRRIDETVIYRSNAPTKVIVVGNSVIVPVTFVYEGTQVDAQLLLDTGASGTVINTDIADRLHINLNAAKGMRGRVVGGDVIEGFQITVNRLMVGPHTKENARVFVIPHKGPAARYDGLLGMDVLRGLKYTVDFEKQLIVWE, from the coding sequence TTGCAGAGCTGCCGGAATTTCACCTGTTATATGTTTGTCGTACTCTCTATCTTGGGTCAGGTTGGTTTTGGGCTTGCCGCTGCAAAGGATACGTCCGGTAGCGAGAACTGGCGGCGAATCGATGAGACGGTAATTTACAGGAGCAATGCACCGACAAAAGTCATTGTGGTCGGGAACTCGGTGATTGTTCCTGTGACCTTCGTCTATGAAGGCACCCAGGTTGATGCTCAACTCCTGCTTGATACTGGGGCCTCGGGAACAGTTATCAATACTGATATCGCAGACCGTCTGCATATCAATCTGAACGCCGCCAAAGGAATGCGAGGGCGAGTCGTTGGCGGCGATGTCATCGAGGGCTTCCAGATTACAGTGAATCGTCTCATGGTCGGCCCTCACACAAAGGAGAATGCACGAGTCTTTGTGATTCCCCACAAAGGTCCTGCAGCACGGTATGACGGGCTCCTCGGGATGGATGTATTACGCGGCCTCAAATACACGGTCGATTTCGAGAAACAGCTCATTGTATGGGAATAG
- a CDS encoding MFS transporter has translation MSKRVVAIITAGFFTLFAAFAIRFGYGLILPYMLSALNISKAQAGVIFASYFIAATMLSPVVGILVDRFDAKIILSVFVAILGAGACLMSVSSSVVQASIFFAITGIGHSACWAPVVAVVMRWVSPKRRGIALSFVDLGTTAGIGCWSILVPVIIRDHDWRTVWLCLGVTALVVAAMNFFLIKSRPETEAAAFNPANAQRVEGSAHGSYSQIFRDTRFYLIGLSYLFISFSVIIPFTFLVTYATQRLMIPYASATGLLFVVAAAGATGKLILAHISDRTGRIRIMMLCGLLVASGSFGMAYARELSVLWIFSALFGIGYGTLWAVYAASARDLFPGRYSGSIIGIWTLFHGVGSVIAPVLSGWTIDASGNYYYAFALAASASVVSLLLLLPVRK, from the coding sequence ATGTCAAAGCGTGTTGTAGCTATAATTACTGCCGGCTTTTTTACACTTTTCGCCGCGTTTGCTATCAGATTTGGCTACGGATTGATTCTGCCGTACATGTTGTCTGCACTTAACATATCGAAAGCACAGGCTGGAGTTATTTTTGCCTCCTATTTTATTGCAGCTACAATGCTTTCGCCAGTGGTTGGTATTCTTGTAGACAGGTTTGACGCAAAGATTATTCTTTCGGTGTTTGTGGCAATTCTCGGTGCAGGTGCGTGCCTTATGTCAGTATCTTCCTCGGTCGTTCAGGCATCCATCTTTTTCGCCATTACAGGAATAGGCCATTCCGCATGCTGGGCACCGGTGGTTGCGGTCGTGATGAGGTGGGTCAGCCCTAAGAGGAGAGGTATTGCTCTTTCGTTTGTAGATCTTGGAACCACGGCAGGTATCGGCTGTTGGAGCATTCTGGTCCCGGTCATTATCAGAGATCATGATTGGAGAACGGTCTGGCTATGTCTTGGTGTGACCGCATTGGTTGTGGCAGCCATGAATTTCTTTCTGATAAAGAGTCGCCCGGAGACTGAAGCCGCTGCTTTCAATCCGGCAAATGCGCAAAGGGTAGAGGGTTCCGCTCATGGATCCTATAGCCAAATTTTCCGGGACACACGATTCTATTTGATCGGTTTGTCTTACCTGTTCATCAGCTTCTCAGTAATTATTCCATTCACGTTTCTCGTCACCTATGCAACGCAGAGATTGATGATACCCTACGCCTCTGCCACTGGCCTTTTATTCGTGGTGGCAGCAGCAGGTGCAACGGGCAAACTGATTCTGGCACATATCTCGGACAGAACAGGCAGGATCAGGATTATGATGCTGTGCGGACTGCTGGTAGCTTCCGGGTCATTCGGGATGGCGTACGCGCGTGAGTTGTCCGTTTTGTGGATATTCTCGGCTCTATTCGGCATAGGATATGGAACCCTCTGGGCGGTCTATGCGGCCTCTGCACGCGATCTATTCCCCGGGAGGTATTCCGGAAGCATTATTGGAATCTGGACTCTCTTCCATGGAGTGGGATCAGTAATCGCTCCTGTTCTTAGCGGCTGGACCATAGATGCGAGCGGGAATTACTATTATGCCTTTGCCCTCGCAGCGTCAGCTTCCGTAGTGTCGTTATTGCTGCTATTGCCGGTCAGAAAATAG
- a CDS encoding EthD domain-containing protein codes for MIKFVMCAKRHPKMSRAEFQEYWLNHHGPLFKEFADTYRAVRYVQSHTIDSPLNENIRKSRGTVEAYDGVGEIWWQSEEDFLAAINSPEGQKLRVMFIEDEAKFLDLEASSAFFTVEHVVIDGKV; via the coding sequence ATGATCAAATTTGTCATGTGTGCAAAGCGTCACCCGAAGATGTCACGGGCCGAGTTTCAAGAGTATTGGCTCAATCATCACGGTCCCTTATTCAAGGAGTTTGCAGACACCTACAGGGCAGTGCGTTATGTACAGAGCCATACCATCGATTCGCCGCTCAATGAAAATATTCGAAAATCTCGAGGGACAGTGGAGGCGTATGACGGGGTTGGCGAGATATGGTGGCAGTCGGAAGAAGATTTCCTCGCGGCCATCAATTCACCCGAAGGTCAGAAATTGCGCGTGATGTTTATTGAGGACGAAGCAAAATTCCTCGACTTGGAAGCGTCCTCGGCGTTCTTCACTGTCGAGCATGTTGTTATCGATGGGAAAGTCTAG